A single Manduca sexta isolate Smith_Timp_Sample1 chromosome 11, JHU_Msex_v1.0, whole genome shotgun sequence DNA region contains:
- the LOC115442157 gene encoding dnaJ homolog subfamily C member 17, which yields MAQKNIEDLDLYAILDLQITASESEIKKAYRKKALQCHPDKNPDDPKAAETFHQLSQALEILTDTAARAAYDKVLRAKAAAKLRHQELDSKRQKLKEDLERREREAAAGKDAHLTDAQKLAAEIERLRNEGSRLLREEQLKMKEEIKRTMEDIITPVWDSSLNRIKIKWNASKNDPTNGGYDEQTLRKFLKKYGDVVALIMSPKKKGSALVEFSTKDAAEMAVELEKGLADNPLEMKWVNKKPILTTKIGGPSLISDRDYESLVLTKMRQAAERQKLIEEMMKEE from the exons ATGGCCCAGAAAAATATTGAAGATCTCGACCTCTATGCCATTCTGGACCTACAAATAACTGCTTCCGAATCAGAG ATTAAGAAAGCTTATCGTAAGAAAGCATTACAATGCCATCCAGATAAGAATCCAGATGATCCAAAAGCAGCAGAAACATTTCATCAACTTTCTCAAGCATTGGAAATACTCACAGATACAGCAGCTAGGGCAGCATATGACAAAGTTCTTAGAGCAAAGGCAGCTGCAAAATTAAGACATCAAGAATTAGACAGTAAAAGGCAAAAGTTAAAGGAGGATTTAGAACGAAGGGAGAGAGAAGCAGCAGCAGGAAAAGATGCTCATTTAACAGATGCACAAAAACTTGCAGCAGAAATTGAAAGATTACGGAATGAAGGAAGCAGACTTCTACGAGAAGAACAACTCAAAatgaaagaagaaataaaaagaaccaTGGAAGATATCATAACACCTGTTTGGGATTCCAGTCTGAATAGAATTAAAATCAAATGGAATGCCAGTAAAAATGACCCAACCAATGGTGGTTATGATGAACAAACATTGAGGAAGTTTCTGAAGAAATATGGTGATGTTGTAGCCTTAATTATGTCTCCTAAAAAGAAAGGCAGTGCCTTGGTTGAATTTTCCACTAAGGATGCAGCAGAGATGGCTGTTGAACTTGAAAAAG GTTTAGCAGACAATCCACTTGAAATGAAATGggtaaataaaaaaccaatattGACAACAAAAATTGGTGGACCATCATTAATATCAGACAGAGATTATGAATCtttagttttaacaaaaatgaGGCAAGCAGCAGAGCGACAGAAACTTATAGAGGAAATGATGAAGGAAGAATAG
- the LOC115442126 gene encoding 28S ribosomal protein S2, mitochondrial: MFSNCGKPIVNLRYGLKILRYNSTATQAAVQTIPEGEIQVKKNPLEHPDFFQVHNLFTVKDLFNARVHYGHKEGSLNDYMRPYIYGSRLGHLIFDLDITAEHLRSALNFTAHIAYRGGIICFFNRNSLNALIVEKTAQECGEYAHTRFWRGGIFTNANHQFGAITRLPDLCIFLNTQNNILNQHTAVRDSAKMLIPTVGIVDTNCNPNLITYPVPGNDDSPAAIELYCKLFKMAVLRGKEQRMKFLQGSQ; encoded by the exons ATGTTTTCTAATTGTGgaa aaCCCATAGTAAACTTGAGATATGGATTAAAAATACTACGATATAATTCCACAGCGACACAGGCTGCGGTACAAACCATACCAGAAG GAGAAATCCAGGTCAAGAAGAATCCTTTGGAACATCCAGACTTTTTTCAAGTGCACAACTTATTTACAGTAAAGGATTTATTTAATGCTAGAGTACATTATGGACATAAAGAGGGTTCCCTCAATGACTATATGCGGCCCTATATATATGGATCTAGACTTGGGCATTTAATATTTGACTTGGATATCACTGCAGAACACTTACGCAGCGCCCTTAACTTTACCGCACATATAGCTTATAGAGGCGGCATTATTTGTTTCTTCAATAGAAATTCGCTAAATGCTCTTATAGTTGAGAAAACGGCACAAGAATGTGGCGAATACGCTCATACAAGGTTTTGGAGAGGAGGTATTTTCACAAATGCTAACCATCAGTTTGGAGCCATAACAAGATTACCtgatttatgtatattcttaaaTACCCAGAATAACATCCTCAACCAACATACAGCTGTTAGAGATAGTGCCAAAATGTTAATTCCAACAGTGGGAATTGTTGACACCAACTGCAACCCAAACTTGATTACATACCCAGTGCCTGGCAATGATGATTCACCAGCAGCCATAGAACTTTATTGCAAACTATTTAAAATGGCTGTACTCAGGGGGAAAGAACAAAGGATGAAGTTTTTACAAGGTAGTCAGtaa
- the LOC115442149 gene encoding CWF19-like protein 2 homolog, translating to MKEKKHKREKSHKSKKHKSKKAEYRPKSPSSSDSSDSDKWVEKDTSQKQDVKPRDEWMAMTGMLKTYTKEDIKPKRTEKDKKHIDSYNPGTSSRELNPYWKDGGTGLPLTSDAFSKTRDFIKPVDEDDYYTKTSRSYRKDVDYTSQCASSSSKSDQSWKSSRFRENSYSDQTRRSSNWRKNDEKNKGHTETSPRVYKQEEEKQIFKNTDTPTTTEFYDNPEPKEKESKYLTDDKMNKLAAKIVKAEIMGNKILADELKSKLEAAREYRKQNPNIDKEDVDDGVMLMTTNSVGNSRPLTKVEKGDPRSKGGKRKAETHVSGERAKYFGNDDKYNLAQMFQEEKYGSNYNNEAELAKITSKHKNPNDDLEDIFVDEISKNRNDAKDSEIERQRAINQHKKIEKSLDGCEYCIDSKNMLKHLMVSCGDKVYLAVPARQSLTKNQCIISTIHHSMCVTALDEDVWEEILIYRKALTQFFNSNNMDVVFYETASKLNRYPHIVINCVPMPRDVGDMASIYFKKALLECESEWSMNKKVVELKGKNIRKGVPKGLPYFWIDFGMDPGFAHVIEDHRLFPKYFAEEIIAGILDLDHNLWKNPRRENSKEQRQRALDFIKEWKPFDPVKNK from the exons ATGAAGGAAAAGAAACACAAAAGAGAAAAATCTCATAAGTCCAAAAAACATAAGTCCAAGAAAGCGGAATATAGACCAAAAagt ccTTCCAGTTCAGATAGCTCTGATTCGGATAAATGGGTTGAAAAAGATACATCACAAAAGCAAGATGTTAAACCGAGAGATGAATGGATGGCAATGACTGGCATGTTAAAAACCTATACTAAAGAAGATATAAAGCCCAAACGCACTGAAAAAGACAAAAAACATATTGACTCCTACAATCCGGGGACAAGCAGTAGGGAACTCAATCCTTACTGGAAAGATGGAGGTACAGGACTCCCATTAACATCAGATGCATTTTCTAAAACAAGAGATTTCATTAAACCAGTTGATGAAGatgattattatacaaaaacctCAAGGAGTTATCGAAAAGATGTTGATTACACATCTCAATGTGCCAGCAGTTCTAGTAAATCTGATCAAAGTTGGAAAAGTAGCAGATTTAGAGAAAATAGTTACTCAGACCAAACCAGAAGGTCATCTAACTGGAGgaaaaatgatgaaaaaaataaaggGCATACTGAAACAAGCCCAAGAGTTTACAAACAAGAAGAGgaaaaacaaattttcaaaaacactGACACACCAACTACTACAGAG TTTTATGACAACCCTGAGCCCAAAGAAAAAGAATCAAAATATCTTACTGATGATAAAATGAATAAGTTAGCAGCAAAAATTGTAAAGGCTGAAATTATGGGTAATAAAATACTTGCTGatgaattaaaatcaaaattagaaGCAGCAAGGgaatatagaaaacaaaatccTAATATTGATAAAGAGGATGTTGATGATGGTGTAATGCTTATGACAACAAACAGTGTGGGTAACAGCAGACCACTTACAAAAGTCGAAAAAGGAGACCCAAGGAGCAAAGGTGGAAAAAGAAAGGCTGAAACACATGTTTCTGGTGAAAGAGCTAAATATTTTGGTAATGATGACAAATACAACTTGGCACAAATG tTTCAAGAAGAAAAGTATGGAAGTAACTACAATAATGAAGCTGAATTGGCTAAAATCACAAGCAAACATAAAAATCCTAATGATGATCTTGAAGATATCTTTGTGGATGAAATATCTAAGAACAGAAATGATGCAAAAGATAGTGAAATTGAAAGGCAGCGAGCTATTAATCAACATAAGAAAATCGAAAAATCATTGGATGGTTGCGAATATTGCATtgattctaaaaatatgttgaaaCACCTCATGGTTAGCTGTGGTGATAAAGTATATTTAGCTGTACCAGCACGACAGTCTCTTACCAAAAATCAATGTATTATATCTACAATACACCATTCTATGTGTGTTACTGCTTTAGATGAAGATGTTTGGGAAGAGATATTG aTATACCGTAAAGCTCTTACACAATTCTTTAACTCAAATAATATGGATGTGGTATTTTATGAAACAGcttcaaaattaaatagataCCCACATATAGTGATAAATTGTGTACCAATGCCAAGGGATGTTGGTGATATGGCTTCTATATACTTTAAGAAAGCGCTATTAGAATGCGAGTCTGAGTGGTCAATGAACAAAAAAGTTGTAGAAttgaaaggaaaaaatataagaaaaggaGTACCAAAGGGCTTGCCATATTTCTGGATAGATTTTGGAATGGACCCTGGATTTGCACATGTTATTGAAGATCACAgattatttccaaaatattttgctGAG gaaATAATAGCAGGTATATTGGATCTGGATCACAATCTATGGAAAAACCCAAGAAGAGAAAACAGTAAAGAACAAAGACAAAGAGCCTTGGATTTCATTAAAGAATGGAAGCCATTTGATCCTGTAAAGAATAAGTAA
- the LOC115442118 gene encoding leucine-rich repeat-containing protein 58, with protein MECYSSDSCDSDNREQKTLDFSGQLMETLRLSSELKSIVDEKDCADNYEIILLYNNRINTLPVTLNRFSNLKILDVSNNRLTALPDVFKNSSITSLIAKHNQLTNESLPKSFQSIKNSLRELNLSGNQLNFFPEQVLELTALKYLYLGGNSIVNIPKDIWKLNSLQILSLGGNQILEVPESVGHLTSLQALVLSDNLIEQLPPSIANLNQLRSLLIHKNRLKTLPTQIIKLKCLTELSLRDNPLVVRFVKDMTLQPPSLLELAGRTLKLHDIPIQRGDVPHTLLNYLNAAQCCVNPKCKGVFFDNRVEHIKFVDFCGKYRIPLLQYLCSSKCITGSWESRETETNPHPHMMRKVLLG; from the exons ATGGAGTGCTACTCATCGGATAGTTGCGACAGCGACAACAGAGAGCAGAAGACTCTGGATTTCTCAGGACAGTTAATGGAAACTCTCCGGCTATCATCCGAACTAAAGAGCATTGTTGATGAGAAAGATTGCGCTGACAATTACGAAATAATATTGCTCTACAACAACAGAATAAATACTCTTCCGGTTACATTAAACAGGTTTAGTAACTTGAAGATACTAGACGTCAGCAACAATAGACTTACTGCTCTGCCTGATGTTTTCAAGAATAGCTCTATTACGTCTCTTATAGCAAAGCACAACCAACTTACCAATGAATCACTACCGAAATCatttcaatcaataaaaaatagtctgAGGGAGCTCAACCTGAGCGGCAACCAGTTAAATTTCTTTCCAGAACAGGTGCTGGAGCTAACAgctttaaaatatctttacttagGTGGAAACAGTATAGTCAACATACCAAAGGACATATGGAAACTCAACAG CTTACAAATCCTATCATTAGGAGGCAATCAAATTCTAGAAGTACCGGAGAGCGTTGGTCACCTAACATCACTTCAAGCGTTAGTGCTCAGTGACAATTTAATAGAACAGCTGCCGCCAAGCATTGCGAATTTGAACCAACTGCGGTCGTTATTAATACACAAGAACAGACTCAAGACTTTGCCGacgcaaataataaaattaaaatgtttaaccGAG CTAAGTCTTCGGGACAACCCGCTGGTAGTGAGATTCGTAAAAGACATGACTTTGCAACCACCATCTTTATTAGAACTAGCTGGACGCACACTAAAACTGCACGATATTCCAATACAAAGAGGCGATGTGCCCCATACACTGCTAAATTATCTTAATGCAGCACAATGTTGTGTTAATCCGAAATGCAAAG GTGTTTTCTTCGATAATCGGGTTGAGCATATAAAATTCGTCGATTTTTGCGGTAAATATCGCATTCCACTACTACAATACTTATGTAGTTCCAAATGCATCACTGGCAGCTGGGAGAGTCGCGAGACCGAAACAAACCCTCATCCACACATGATGCGTAAAGTTCTACTTGGGTAA
- the LOC115441819 gene encoding serine/threonine-protein kinase PAK mbt, which produces MFSKKKKKPLISPPSNFEHRVHTGFDKREGKFVGLPLQWASLVGNNQILKSTNRPLPLVDPSEITPTEILDLKTIVRGEHRTTSVSSIARPISSSVPQQQQPVQNGVVLPKTSNVARSNSLRSTSPPRIRRDFRNQPNVPPAVPEESPPVPPAPQQYPSLRREQSNFALNKPIPESPVDWSQQSHEATVRPIGEINDNHHATMSFQNIQNANVPYQHNHPPPAVTHTVPHGLNGNNMNIGDGYPVRHQHPTPAAAAPHLPLAASKHELRLTHEQFRAALRLVVSEGDPRATLSGFTKIGEGSTGVVCAATDTRTRRRLAVKMMNLRKQQRRELLFNEVVIMRDYPHPNIVEMHASYLVGDELWVVMEYMAGGALTDIVTRARMDAEQIATVCKQCLKALAFLHSQGVIHRDIKSDSILMTADGRVKLSDFGFCAQVSQELPKRKSLVGTPYWMSPEVISRLPYGPEVDVWSLGIMIVEMVDGEPPFFNEPPLQAMRRIRDMPPPRPRGAARCPADLSAFIECALVRDPAARHSAQRLLQHAFLRRAGPPALLVPLMPPQPQPQPQPHHPLQPHPPHPQPR; this is translated from the exons atgttttctaaaaaaaagaaaaagccATTAATTTCGCCGCCCAGTAACTTCGAACACAGAGTACATACAGGTTTCGATAAACGAGAGGGAAAGTTTGTTGGACTTCCTTTGCAATGGGCATCTCTTGTTGGCAATAACCAG ATATTAAAGTCAACAAACAGACCACTACCTCTGGTCGACCCCTCAGAAATCACACCCACCGAAATTCTAGACTTGAAAACGATTGTAAGAGGGGAACATCGTACCACATCCGTTTCTTCAATAGCACGTCCAATATCTTCAAGTGTGCCTCAGCAACAACAACCAGTGCAAAATGGGGTTGTGTTACCAAAAACATCAAATGTTGCTAGATCTAATTCTTTAAGAAGTACAAGCCCACCCAGGATAAGGAGAGATTTCCGTAACCAGCCAAATGTCCCACCAGCTGTGCCAGAGGAGTCACCACCAGTGCCCCCAGCTCCACAGCAATATCCTAGTTTGAGGAGAGAGCAGAGTAATTTTGCTTTGAACAAGCCTATTCCAGAGTCCCCAGTGGACTGGTCGCAACAAAGTCATGAAGCAACAGTGAGACCCATTGGAGAAATCAATGATAACCATCATGCTACAATGAGTTTCCAGAATATTCAAAATGCTAATGTACCATATCAACACAATCATCCCCCACCTGCAGTCACTCATACAGTGCCCCATGGACTGAATGGAAACAATATGAATATTG GTGATGGGTATCCCGTTAGACACCAGCATCCTACGCCTGCGGCCGCGGCACCGCACCTGCCTCTTGCCGCATCCAAGCATGAACTGCGATTGACGCACGAACAG TTCCGGGCGGCGCTGCGGCTGGTGGTGAGCGAAGGGGACCCTCGGGCGACGCTGAGCGGGTTCACGAAGATCGGCGAGGGCAGCACCGGCGTGGTGTGCGCCGCCACCGacacgcgcacgcgccgccgcctcGCCGTTAAGATGATGAACCTGCGCAAGCAGCAGCGCCGCGAGCTGCTCTTCAACGAAGTG GTGATCATGCGCGATTACCCACATCCGAACATCGTGGAAATGCACGCGTCGTATCTAGTGGGTGACGAGCTGTGGGTAGTGATGGAGTACATGGCCGGGGGAGCGCTGACCGATATCGTCACTCGAGCCCGGATGGATGCTGAACAAATTGCTACAGTTTGCAAACAGTGTTTGAAG GCGCTGGCATTCCTGCACAGTCAAGGTGTTATTCACAGAGATATCAAATCAGATTCCATTCTGATGACGGCGGATGGTCGCGTCAAATTATCCGACTTCGGTTTCTGTGCTCAAGTTTCACAG GAACTGCCGAAGCGAAAGTCCCTTGTCGGAACACCATACTGGATGTCGCCCGAGGTGATATCGAGACTGCCATACGGGCCTGAGGTGGACGTGTGGTCACTCGGTATTATGATCGTCGAGATGGTCGACGGAGAACCGCCCTTCTTCAACGAGCCGCCGTTGCAG GCGATGCGTCGCATCCGCGACATGCCGCCGCCGCGGCCGCGCGGGGCGGCGCGCTGCCCGGCGGACCTGTCCGCGTTCATCGAGTGTGCGCTGGTGCGCGACCCGGCGGCGCGGCACTCGGCGCAGCGCCTGCTGCAGCACGCCTTCCTGCGCCGCGCCGGGCCGCCCGCGCTGCTCGTGCCGCTCATGCCGCCGCAGCCGCAGCCACAGCCGCAGCCGCACCACCCACTGCAGCCGCATCCACCGCACCCACAACCGCGTTAA